The Terriglobus roseus sequence GATGCGAGATCGAAGACATCGCCCATGATCCCAGCACCCAGAACGCCATGTTCGCGGACGCCGCGACATACACCCAGTCAGAAAACTTGTGCTGATCACGCACGAAGTTCATCTCGCGCAGGCGGGGATAGGTCGTAGCCCTTGTGATGGTGAGGCGCAGAAGCACGACCGGCGTCAGATTCAGAATCAGTACCAGTGCGATCCACAGCATAGGCGCATAGGCCTGCGGATGACGTGGCTGCAGCCACCACGTTATGCCAATCGTTAACAGGATGTTCAGTGTTGCTCCTGCATTCACCAACGCGGGAAAGTGGCCCATATCGCTGAGCCGGTTCATCTCGTTCAAACGCTTGTCTGCACTGTTCATGGCATCACCCGTACATGCGCAGTCTACGTGCGTGGCGCGTCTCAATATGTGACCGTTTGGGAGCGATGCGAAGTGATCAACAAGACCGAGCCGGAATCAGTATGGGACTATCCGAGACCACCGCGGATGGAGCCGACGTCGCGACATCTACGCATCGTGCACCAGGGAATCGTACTGGCCGATACGACCCGTGCGCTTCGGATCCTGGAGACGAGTCATCCGCCCGTGTACTACCTTCCGCAGGCTGATATCGCGATGTCGCACGTCCTCCGGTCGGAGCGGCGGAGCAGCTTCTGCGAGTGGAAGGGATTGGCAACCTACTGGGATATCGTGATCGGCGATGTCACGGTTCGGAGCGCGGCGTGGAGCTATGCGAACCCGGCCGGATCTTACGCCGCTTTAAAAGACCACCTGGCGTTTTACGCCGGTATCGTCGACGAGTGTTCTGTCGATGGAGAGGTAGTTAAGCCGCAGCCTGGCGACTTCTATGGCGGATGGATCACGTCGCAGGTGCGCGGCCCCTTCAAGGGACCGCCCGGAACGATGGGTTGGTAAGTTTATTTCGCCTTGCTCTCGTCGATCTGTGCCGGTGCAAACGGATGCGGCGCGCTTGGGCCTTCGCCCATGTCATCACCCGCTGCGCCCATGGTCTTACCCGTCAATGCAGACGATACGGCGGTATCCATCATGAGTTCTGCGAAGCGAGTCGTTGCCTTGTCCAGGCGATCGATGGCGGCGCGAATCACCTTGTAATCCTGGCCGCGGATGCTCGCATCGAGCTCCAGTTGCGCCGCATGGATCTTCTCGATCTCATCCGGTGTGAGCTGCTGCCAGGCCGGGTGCTTCTGACCCTTCTCGACCGCTTCCTTGATGGTGTTGGCTTCGTTGGTCGCCTCAATCAACTGGCGCTGGTTCAGGTCGTCCTCGGCGTGATCGAACGAGGCGAGGATCATCTCCTCCACCTGGTCGTCGGTCAGGCCGTAGCTCGGCTTCACTTCCACCTCAGCGGCCTGTCCGCTACGCTGTTCGCGCGCACTGACCTGCAGAATGCCGTTGGCATCGATCAGGAACTTTACCTCAATGCGCGGTAGCCCCGCGGTCATGGGTGGGATGTTCTTCAGGTCAAAGCGGGCGAGTGAGCGGCAATCCTTCGCGAGTTCGCGCTCACCCTGAACGACATGGATGGCCACGTTGGTCTGGCCGTCGAC is a genomic window containing:
- a CDS encoding DUF427 domain-containing protein, whose product is MINKTEPESVWDYPRPPRMEPTSRHLRIVHQGIVLADTTRALRILETSHPPVYYLPQADIAMSHVLRSERRSSFCEWKGLATYWDIVIGDVTVRSAAWSYANPAGSYAALKDHLAFYAGIVDECSVDGEVVKPQPGDFYGGWITSQVRGPFKGPPGTMGW